One genomic window of Punica granatum isolate Tunisia-2019 chromosome 1, ASM765513v2, whole genome shotgun sequence includes the following:
- the LOC116192769 gene encoding uncharacterized protein LOC116192769, which translates to MASRCRSLARPSVSLLKSTFQKSTPKSMPSSLLSPRSSPTFRRSAPQLGSLHSLLPLYSAVSSARLTSCLGIDSRSSRSMCQELGLGVPR; encoded by the exons ATGGCCTCTCGGTGTAGATCTCTCGCAAGGCCATCCGTGTCCCTCCTCAAATCCACCTTCCAAAAGTCCACTCCCAAGTCCATGCCCTCCTCTCTCCTGTCGCCTCGCTCTTCTCCCACTTTCCGAAG GTCTGCTCCTCAGCTGGGCAGTCTCCACTCCCTGCTCCCGCTGTACTCGGCAGTGTCGTCCGCTCGGCTTACCTCGTGCCTCGGAATTGACTCGAGAAGCTCGAGGTCAATGTGTCAGG AATTAGGCCTTGGCGTTCCTCGATAA
- the LOC116200275 gene encoding cytochrome P450 71A1-like: protein MALFQWLPEESRFILLLFPTILFLILLMNYAYIDCYRKGKLPPGPPKLPVIGNLHQLRSLPHLSLHSLAKKYGPIIYLQLGWVPTVVISSAKMAKEVMRNYDHVLSSRPRLFAANFLLYNSTDITFSPYGAYWRHIRKICALELLSAKRVQSFRPVREEEVARMVHRIQDSSCSVSVNLTKILGLYANDVLCRVAFGRDFSRGGDYDSLGFQEMIEELEELLGGFSIGDFFPSVEKFIHRLTGMTKRLEDTSRRFDELLDRILREHANRRFSGSRKDAHMLLNYRYRSMAEGAAKQVENKSDLDMFAAGTDTSFITLDWAMTELIINMKAMERAKSEVRSVVGEREFVLETDVPQMPYLNAVIKEIFRLHPPAPVLVPRESMEEIAVDAYRIPTKTRFYINAWSIGRDPLAWENPEEFKPERFLNSTIDYKGQDFELIPFGTGRRMCPGIMFGLVTVELALAQLLHSFDWELPSGVKPEDLDMTEVFGLTMHRRAELVLVAKPCF from the exons ATGGCTCTCTTTCAATGGCTCCCGGAAGAATCCCGATTTATACTTCTGCTTTTCCCGACCATCCTGTTCCTGATATTGCTGATGAATTATGCCTACATTGATTGTTATAGGAAGGGAAAACTCCCCCCTGGCCCTCCTAAGCTACCGGTCATCGGAAATCTCCACCAGCTTAGGAGCTTACCTCATCTCTCCCTCCACAGTCTCGCAAAGAAATATGGGCCCATCATTTACCTGCAGCTCGGCTGGGTTCCGACAGTGGTCATTTCCTCAGCTAAAATGGCCAAAGAAGTTATGAGAAACTATGACCATGTGCTGTCGAGCCGTCCACGACTCTTTGCGGCGAACTTTCTTTTATACAACAGCACCGATATAACCTTCTCGCCCTACGGGGCCTACTGGAGGCACATAAGGAAGATCTGCGCTCTCGAGCTCCTCAGTGCAAAGAGAGTTCAATCATTCAGGCCTGTTAGGGAAGAGGAAGTTGCCCGAATGGTTCACAGGATCCAGGACTCCTCTTGTTCCGTGAGTGTGAACCTGACAAAGATCCTTGGGCTTTATGCAAACGATGTTCTTTGCAGGGTCGCGTTTGGACGGGATTTCTCTAGAGGTGGCGATTATGACTCCCTTGGGTTTCAAGAGATGATTGAGGAGTTGGAGGAGCTTCTTGGCGGGTTCAGCATAGGAGATTTCTTCCCGTCCGTGGAGAAGTTCATACACAGATTAACAGGCATGACAAAGAGATTGGAGGACACTTCTCGGCGCTTTGATGAGCTCCTCGACAGGATACTTAGAGAACATGCTAATCGTCGATTCAGTGGATCAAGGAAAGATGCCCACATGCTTCTAAATTATAGATACCGATCTATGGCAGAGGGTGCAGCCAAGCAAGTGGAAAACAAGTCGGATTTG GATATGTTTGCTGCGGGAACCGATACAAGCTTCATAACCCTCGACTGGGCAATGACGGAGCTCATAATTAACATGAAAGCTATGGAAAGAGCCAAGAGTGAAGTCCGAAGTGTCGTTGGGGAGAGAGAGTTTGTACTCGAGACTGACGTTCCTCAGATGCCCTATCTGAATGCTGTGATCAAAGAGATCTTCCGACTGCACCCTCCTGCTCCAGTCTTAGTCCCGAGAGAGTCAATGGAAGAAATCGCCGTGGATGCGTATAGAATTCCCACAAAAACTCGGTTCTACATCAATGCGTGGTCTATAGGAAGAGATCCACTGGCCTGGGAGAACCCCGAGGAATTTAAGCCGGAGAGATTCCTCAACAGCACCATTGACTATAAAGGGCAGGACTTTGAGCTGATACCATTTGGCACTGGCAGAAGAATGTGCCCAGGTATTATGTTTGGATTGGTCACTGTCGAGCTCGCTCTAGCTCAGCTTCTCCATAGTTTTGATTGGGAGCTTCCCTCGGGAGTTAAGCCGGAAGATCTGGACATGACCGAAGTATTCGGCCTCACAATGCACCGCCGAGCTGAACTCGTTCTCGTGGCAAAACCATGCTTTTGA